AGGACGACCGCGTCGTTCTGTCCGGCACCAAGCTGCGCAAGGCTCTGTCCGAAGGCGCCGAGGTTGTTGATCACTTCGGTCGTGACGAAGTCCTCGTCATCCTGCGCGAATACTACTCCACTCTGACCGAGAAGGTCGAAGTGAAGATGCAGGGTGCCGCTTCCGGCGCAGCCATGTAGTTTTGATTTCAACCAACAGGGCGGGCTTTTTGTCCGCCCTGCTGATTTGGTCTTGCGACGTGAAGTCACACAAGGCCTATGATTGTCAATATGCGGCTTGACACGACAAAAGTGCTTTGATAAAAGATTCACAAGCGAAAAGCTTGAGTAAAATTTTTGTTTGTTTCGGGCCTGTGGCTAAGTTGTTTTAAACTCTTTATTCGGAGGAATTATGCCAACCTTTGTTGATCCAGCAAAGTGTGATGGATGCAAGGGCGGTGAAAAGACTGCCTGTATGTACATCTGTCCTAACGACCTGATGATCCTGGACCCTGTAGAGATGAAGGCTTACAATCAGGAGCCGGCCGCTTGCTGGGAATGTTACTCCTGTATCAAGATTTGTCCCCAGGGCGCGATCACCGCTCGTCCGTATGCTGACTTCGCTCCCATGGGCGGTACCTGTATCCCGCTGCGCGGTGCAGAAGACATCATGTGGACCGTTCAGTTCCGCAATGGCGAAGTAAAGCGCTTCAAGTTCCCCATCCGCACCACTGTGGAAGGTTCCATCAAGCCCTTCGAAGGCAAGCCTGAGGCAGGGAACCTGGAAGATGAGCTTCTGTTCACCGAGACCGCTTTGGCCACTCCCAAAGAAGCTCTCGGCCAGAAGATTGAAGTCGGTGAAGCAGACCTGAAGGTCACCTTCAAGTCGGCCGTCGCCTAATTCGGCGCTTTAAACGAAAGAAATTTCAGGAGGAACATATGCCTCAGATTCCTGTTAAAGACGTGATCAAGGGTCTGGCCTGCGCAGAGCCCGAACTCGTTGAGATTGATACCGACATTCTTATGGTCGGCGGTGGTATGGGTAACTGCGGTACTGCTTTCGAAGCAGTGCGCTGGGCCGACAAGGTTGGCGGCGACATCAAGATCCTTTTGGTTGACAAGGCTGCTGTCGATCGCGGCGGCGCGGTTGCTCAGGGTCTTTCCGCCATCAACACCTACATCGGCGAGAACGATGTCGACGACTATGTCCGCATGGTCCGCACCGACCTCATGGGCATCGTTCGCGAAGACTTGATCTACGACCTTGGCCGCCACGTGGATGACTCCGTTCATCTGTTCGAAGAATGGGGCCTGCCTTGCTGGGTCAAGAAAGACGGCAAGAACCTGGACGGCGCTCAGGCCAAGAAAGAGGGCATGTCCCTGCGCTCTGGCGCAGCTCCTGTCCGCTCCGGCCGCTGGCAGATCATGATCAACGGTGAGTCCTACAAGGTCATCGTTGCTGAAGCTGCAAAGAATGCCCTTGGTTCCGATCGTTACCTGGAGCGTATTTTCATCGTTAAGCTGCTGCTTGACGCCAAGACGCCCAACCGTATCGCCGGTGCTGTCGGCTTCTCTGTTCGTGAAAACAAAGTGTACGTCATCAAAGCCAACGCCATGTCCGTTGCTTGCGGTGGCGCCGTCAACGTATACCGTCCCCGCTCCACTGGTGAAGGTCTTGGTCGTGCATGGTATCCCGTATGGAACGCCGGCTCCACCTACACCATGTGTGCCCAGGTTGGCGCTGAAATGACCATGATGGAAAACCGCTTCGTACCCGCCCGCTTCAAGGACGGTTACGGCCCGGTTGGTGCATGGTTCCTGCTCTTCAAGGCCAAAGCAACCAACGCCAAGGGTGAAGACTATTGTGTCACCAACCGCGCCATGTTGAAGCCTTACGAAGATCGCGGTTACGCCAAGGGTCACATCATCCCGACCTGTCTGCGCAACCACATGATGCTTCGCGAAATGCGCGAAGGTCGCGGTCCCATCTACATGGACACCGCCACCGCTCTGCAGACCACCTTCAAGGATCTGTCCAAGTCCGAGCAGAAGCATCTTGAGTCCGAAGCTTGGGAAGACTTCCTGGATATGTGTGTTGGTCAGGCCAACCTGTGGGCCGCCATGAACATCAAGCCCGAAGAGCGCGGTTCCGAAATCATGCCCACTGAGCCTTACCTGCTCG
This sequence is a window from Desulfomicrobium apsheronum. Protein-coding genes within it:
- the aprA gene encoding adenylyl-sulfate reductase subunit alpha — protein: MPQIPVKDVIKGLACAEPELVEIDTDILMVGGGMGNCGTAFEAVRWADKVGGDIKILLVDKAAVDRGGAVAQGLSAINTYIGENDVDDYVRMVRTDLMGIVREDLIYDLGRHVDDSVHLFEEWGLPCWVKKDGKNLDGAQAKKEGMSLRSGAAPVRSGRWQIMINGESYKVIVAEAAKNALGSDRYLERIFIVKLLLDAKTPNRIAGAVGFSVRENKVYVIKANAMSVACGGAVNVYRPRSTGEGLGRAWYPVWNAGSTYTMCAQVGAEMTMMENRFVPARFKDGYGPVGAWFLLFKAKATNAKGEDYCVTNRAMLKPYEDRGYAKGHIIPTCLRNHMMLREMREGRGPIYMDTATALQTTFKDLSKSEQKHLESEAWEDFLDMCVGQANLWAAMNIKPEERGSEIMPTEPYLLGSHSGCCGIWVSGPNEAWVPEEYKVKADNGKVYNRMTTVNGLWTCADGVGASGHKFSSGSHAEGRIVGKQMVRWVVDHKDFQPTLAVSAADLKKEIYDPWYTYEQFKGASTDPVVNPNYISPNNFMMRLIKCTDEYGGGCATLYTTSDRLLDTGFGLLDMLEEDSKKLAARDLHELLRCWEQYHRLWTVRLHMQHIRFRQESRYPGFYYRADFMGLDDAKWKCFVNSKFNPATGETEIFKKHYYQIIPV
- the aprB gene encoding adenylyl-sulfate reductase subunit beta, encoding MPTFVDPAKCDGCKGGEKTACMYICPNDLMILDPVEMKAYNQEPAACWECYSCIKICPQGAITARPYADFAPMGGTCIPLRGAEDIMWTVQFRNGEVKRFKFPIRTTVEGSIKPFEGKPEAGNLEDELLFTETALATPKEALGQKIEVGEADLKVTFKSAVA